The Ptiloglossa arizonensis isolate GNS036 chromosome 13, iyPtiAriz1_principal, whole genome shotgun sequence genome window below encodes:
- the LOC143153809 gene encoding protein broad-minded, producing MENNISPNIHKWIKKCLKKQFETSIQKSLEEDENCTNIAQRIIHSKEMSVFLNSIKTIIVEQSTSRSASTLISESRPQSSLSCLSDQTSEDWNSPLNNDEYYNVIIDKINYDKPAHVRLAGYEVLLKNDLSNVNNSPVWDSLKKALLDSLIDESRPIFEASLQVHAKLLTCSQSHDVYTNLLDAFNAQYYSQKTFEILPTLIAGINFKFFLHERLFRIIDLIIRYHNEKLKSARNPDKTTEELIEQFMTFLSTHEFDNAMQSKTLNILNIISILEPRADWSKKWIVSLATRRMFLTALGKSPSLLQHIMYYVRKELEDPPHSVTVSIYDDPMEVIINGNTIESVTYLHCLCFISQLCAYEAGRRLLAESTFESPFSDSEFLTASLKALNKLSVDTLSGVYDVSCYALQIILDKPTILYNFEFYHIALCHLPSLSENNIKIWPHTLNIILQMLDTTDGSLFLTSECKEHTVNFENNVSKCPAMFIIVIASNMLKQPFSIMNVEYLLKLFKVIEKLFDIFDVYEIIQHKIEKEFYPAVSYFYNKLDKSYFENENKAQQINSAVNTLLLKMVSIPFGLKALVQESSAFQELLEGSIASLRMSWSSMEVVNFVSSAAFFHLGYNLLANLAPHVLSTLLSQTCTILEDPYYFHDPWNHENIQTFFHVLTLFSLNFKCFSAFMTSTKESYSNGEQNYPLNLPELFRDSVNPESNYHYLGLLSLNTVIWNLNIYVYLIELLDFQNILLKLQNFNMQETENEELSVKCIDDYTLIRYKIISRTYFIKSKDEEESSKSEEYDLPKLPPPKLNKENVVFSDTEYNTELENLLQEDRPGLLDSNWVQQVREAYKESPDPLKNTVLIQLVDQMQKAIPTAEWGENFQWQENVSSNTDFWFAEEIHGINLVLYYAEQNDIIENTAEMREKLQEFINASYAFIQYKRPKKFDGFDWFLSTVFIICEGDIEKCKIFITQLIQFPVIIFLWSNLGKVIDKNLKEECATQFTLIQLLESIISNEFPHIKFALKSTSGMDWSLICNLMISQCFWGLLPWSQIMHFLAICVLYSPDYIIYYCVSLLYHCQHTIMQHVTNEKIWFDNMMDDYQCHNYFRFMDTLDKRYGNKILPKVLIKKFDSINET from the exons atggaaaataatatttctccgaATATTCATAAGTGGATAAAAAAGTGTTTAAAGAAACAGTTTGAAACTAGTATACAAAAATCATTAGAGGAAGATGAGAACTGCACTAATATAGCTCAAAGAATTATACATTCAAAAGAAATGTCTGTTTTCTTAAATTCTATAAAAACTATAATTGTTGAACAATCTACTTCAAGATCTGCATCAACTTTGATTTCTGAATCTCGACCTCAGTCCTCTCTTTCTTGTCTTAGTGATCAAACAAGTGAAGATTGGAACTCTCCTCTAAATAATGATGAATATTATAATGTTATTATTGATAAAATCAATTATGATAAACCTGCTCATGTTAGATTAGCTGGCTAtgaagttttattaaaaaatgatttatcaAATGTAAATAATAGTCCAGTGTGGGATTCACTTAAAAAGGCTTTACTAGATAGTCTCATAGATGAAAGTAGACCTATTTTTGAAGCAAGTTTACAAGTGCATGCAAAATTATTGACTTGTTCACAATCACATGATGTGTATACAAATTTATTGGATGCCTTTAATGCTCAATATTATTCTCAAAAGACATTTGAAATATTACCTACTCTAATTGCTGGtattaattttaagttttttttaCATGAAAGGCTGTTTCGTATTATTGATTTGATAATTCGTTACCATAATGAAAAGCTAAAAAGTGCAAGAAATCCTGATAAAACTACAGAAGAATTAATAGAACAATTTATGACCTTTTTAAGTACACATGAATTTGATAATGCAATGCAATCTAAGACATTAAACATATTGAACATTATTTCCATATTAGAACCACGTGCTGACTGGAGTAAGAAGTGGATTGTTAGCCTTGCTACTAGAAGGATGTTTTTAACTGCATTAGGCAAATCACCAAGCTTGTTacaacatataatgtattatgtacgaAAAGAATTGGAGGATCCTCCTCATTCTGTAACAGTTTCTATTTATGATGATCCAATGGAAGTTATTATTAATGGAAATACAATAGAATCAGTAACTTATCTTCATTGCTTATGTTTTATATCACAGCTCTGTGCTTATGAGGCAGGCAGGAGACTTTTGGCTGAAAGTACATTTGAAAGTCCATTTTCAGATTCTGAATTCTTAACTGCTTCTTTGAAAGCTCTAAATAAATTATCTGTGGATACATTAAGTGGTGTATATGATGTTTCTTGTTATGCTCTACAAATTATTTTAGATAAGCcaacaattttatacaattttgagttttatcaCATTGCATTATGTCATTTACCTTCTCTTTCTGAAAATAACATAAAAATATGGCCCCATACATTAAACATTATTCTACAGATGTTGGATACAACAGATGGTTCATTATTTCTTACTTCAGAATGTAAAGAACATAcagttaattttgaaaataatgtgTCAAAATGCCCAGCTATGTTTATTATAGTAATAGCATCAAACATGTTAAAACAACCTTTTTCTATAATGAATGTTGAATATCTTCTCAAATTATTCAaagtaatagaaaaattatttgataTATTTGATGTCTATGAAATTATACAACATAAAATAGAAAAGGAATTTTATCCTGCTGtatcatatttttataataaattagatAAAtcttattttgaaaatgaaaataaagcacAACAGATAAACAG TGCAGTTAATACACTCTTACTTAAAATGGTATCTATACCGTTTGGATTGAAAGCTCTTGTTCAGGAATCATCAGCATTCCAAGAATTACTTGAGGGATCTATTGCATCATTAAGAATGTCATGGTCATCAATGGAAGTAGTCAACTTTGTATCATCTGCAGCATTTTTTCATTTGGGATATAATCTACTTGCTAATCTTGCACCCCATGTTTTATCAACTTTGCTTTCACAGACATGTACCATATTAGAAGATCCGTATTATTTTCATGATCCATGGAATCATGAAAATATTCAGACATTTTTTCATGTACTAACACTGTTTTCCCTtaattttaaat GTTTTTCTGCATTTATGACAAGTACAAAAGAATCGTACAGTAATGGAGAACAGAATTACCCACTCAATTTACCTGAACTGTTTAGAGATTCAGTAAATCCTGAATCAAATTATCATTACTTAGGACTCTTATCATTAAATACTGTAATTTGGAATTTAaacatttatgtatatttaatagAATTATTAGATTTTCAG AACATTTTGttgaaacttcaaaattttaatatgcAAGAAACTGAAAATGAAGAATTAAGTGTAAAATGTATTGATGATTATACTTTAAtacgatataaaattatatcaagAACATATTTCATTAAAAGTAAAGACGAAGAAGAGAGTTCAAAATCAGAAGAATATGATTTACCAAAATTACCACCTccaaaattaaacaaagaaaatgtAGTCTTCTCAGACACAGAATATAATACAGAATTAGAAAATTTGCTTCAGGAAGATAGACCTGGATTGTTAGACAGCAATTGGGTTCAACAAGTCAGAGAAGCGTATAAAGAATCACCTGATCCATTAAAG AATACAGTATTGATCCAATTGGTAGATCAAATGCAAAAAGCAATTCCCACTGCAGAGTGGGGAGAAAACTTTCAGTGGCAAGAAAATGTATCATCAAATACAGATTTTTGGTTTGCAGAAGAAATCCATGGAATTAATTTAGTTCTGTATTACGCAGAACAAAATGATATTATAGAAAATACAGCTGAAATGAGAGAAAAGTTACAAGAATTTATCAATGCAAGTTATGCATTTATACAATATAAGAGACCaaaaaaatttgatggctttgATTGGTTTTTATCAACAGTATTTATTATTTGTGAAGGAGATATAGAAAA atgtaaaatatttattacacaatTAATTCAGTTCCCAGTAATCATATTTTTATGGTCAAATTTGGGGAAGGTTATAGATAAAAATCTTAAAGAAGAATGTGCTACACAATTTACGTTGATACAACTCCTTGAAAGCATCATTAGTAATGAATTCCCACATATAAAATTTGCACTTAAg AGTACTTCTGGAATGGATTGGTCCTTAATATGTAACTTAATGATATCTCAGTGCTTCTGGGGTCTACTTCCTTGGTCTCAAATCATGCATTTTCTCGCTATTTGTGTACTATATTCACCTGATTACATAATATATTACTGTGTATCACTTCTGTATCACTGTCAACATACAATAATGCAACATGTGACAAATGAAAAAATTTGGTTTGACAATATG atGGACGATTATCAGTGTCATAATTACTTCAGATTTATGGATACATTAGATAAAAGatatggaaataaaattttaccgaaagtgcttataaaaaaatttgattcaatAAATGAGACTTAA
- the Aif gene encoding apoptosis inducing factor isoform X2, whose protein sequence is MLSCGRVIGRLPKLTRHSHVNNFYQPLKYIGIVNVNNSWYSNNASDKKTYKTPGTTIKPEECVPENDSQKCNDKPPPPYWKILASLIIAGVTIYVISSTNWFTSKVSDSQTDVSKRKKDEKRHRKSLEKIKSPSTSSSIPKNVPYLLIGGGTTAFSAFRSIKSRDPKAKVLVITEESDFPYMRPPLSKELWYNTDRKISEQLLFKQWNGTQRSLFYEPQEFYSNVSNLIESDKGGVAVATGWKVTKIDVQNKTVVLDDGYEIKYDKCLIATGASPKNLPVFESITDDLKDKIITFRTKEDFLDLEDSVHNPKFKNIVIIGGGFLGSELACSLARNLPEDKKVYQIYKEKFIMDQILPQYLSEWATKKAMSEGVTCIPSSEVEDYSYKNGQLSLILSTNRIVDADQVVVAVGVEPNTDFAVASHLEIDPDIGGFLVNAELEARSNLWVAGDAACFYDIRLGRRRVEHHDHAVISGRLAGENMTGAGKPYLHQSMFWSDLGSEVGYEAIGIVDSSLPTVGVFAKTSKPITSPTSISNSNETVLSSQEKKLSSTQTQSSIKPELESKMIKNSNEQVIPQETNESYDDDSKSASEEPKKCDDFEKGVIFYLRDDIVVGIVLWNIFSRMPIARQVLARGTKYDDLNEVAKLFTIHDD, encoded by the exons ATGTTAAGCTGTGGTAGAGTTATCGGACGATTGCCAAAACTTACAAGGCATTCGCATGTTAATAATTTCTATCAACCTCTAAAATACATCG GAATTGTCAATGTTAATAATTCATGGTATAGTAATAATGCAAGTGACAAGAAAACATACAAGACCCCTGGCACCACCATAAAACCTGAAGAATGTGTACCTGAAA ATGATTCGCAGAAGTGTAATGATAAGCCACCACCACCATACTGGAAAATATTGGCCTCTTTAATTATAGCAGGAGTTACAATATATGTG ATATCTTCCACAAATTGGTTTACATCAAAGGTATCAGATTCTCAGACGGATGTAAGTAAGA GAAAAAAGGATGAAAAAAGACATAGAAAATCAttggaaaaaattaaatctCCTTCTACTTCTAGTTCAATTCCTAAAAATGTACCTTACCTTCTTATAGGAGGTGGAACTACTGCATTTTCTGCATTTAGATCAATTAAATCTAGAGATCCTAAAGCTAag GTTTTAGTAATAACAGAAGAATCAGACTTTCCATACATGAGACCACCATTATCTAAAGAACTTTGGTATAATACAGATAGGAAAATAAGTGAACAGTTACTTTTTAAGCAATGGAATGGAACACAAAGAAG tttATTTTATGAGCCacaagaattttattcaaatgttaGTAATTTAATTGAGTCTGATAAGGGTGGTGTGGCTGTAGCTACAGGTTGGAAAGTTACAAAAATTGATGTTCAAAATAAAACTGTGGTGCTTGATGATGGTTATGAAATAAAGTATGATAAATGTCTTATTGCAACTG GTGCTTCACCTAAAAATCTTCCAGTTTTTGAATCAATCACAGATGACCTTAAAGATAAAATTATAACGTTTAGAACAAAAGAAGATTTTCTTGACTTAGAAGATAGTGTGCATAAtcctaaatttaaaaatatagtaaTAATTGGTGGAGGATTTCTTGGGTCAGAACTTGCTTGCTCGCTTGCCCGTAATT tACCTGAAGATAAGAAAGTGTATcaaatatataaagaaaagtTTATAATGGATCAAATATTGCCACAATATTTAAGTGAATGGGCAACAAAGAAAGCAATGTCAGAAGGTGTTACGTGTATCCCCAGTTCTGAAGTTGAGGATTATTCTTATAAGAATGGACAATTATCTCTTATACTTTCAACAAATCGCATT GTTGATGCTGATCAAGTGGTTGTAGCAGTAGGTGTTGAACCAAATACTGATTTTGCAGTAGCTTCACATTTAGAAATAGATCCTGACATAGGTGGCTTTCTTGTAAATGCAGAATTAGAAGCAAGGAGTAATCTTTGGGTTGCTGGAGATGCAGCTTGTTTTTATGATATTCGACTTGGTAGAAGAAGAGTGGAACATCATGATCATGCTGTAATTTCAGGAAGATTAGCAGGAGAAAATATGACTGGTGCAG GAAAACCGTATCTGCATCAGTCGATGTTTTGGTCCGACTTAGGATCAGAGGTTGGATATGAAGCAATTGGTATTGTGGATTCATCATTGCCAACTGTAGGAGTCTTTGCTAAAACATCAAAACCTATTACTTCACCAACATCCATCTCTAATTCAAATGAAACAGTTTTGTCTTCACAGGAAAAG AAATTGAGTTCAACACAAACACAAAGTTCAATAAAACCAGAATTAGAAtcaaaaatgatcaaaaatagTAATGAACAAGTTATTCCACAAGAAACTAATGAATCATATGATGATGATTCAAAATCAGCATCAGAGGAACCTAAAAAATGTGACGATTTTGAAAAGGGAGTCATTTTTTACTTACGAGATGATATTGTGGTTGGCATAGTTCTTTGGAATATCTTCAGTCGGATGCCAATTGCTAGACAG GTTCTTGCTCGGGGCACAAAATATGATGATTTAAATGAAGTAGCAAAACTATTTACCATTCACGATGATTAA
- the Aif gene encoding apoptosis inducing factor isoform X1, protein MLSCGRVIGRLPKLTRHSHVNNFYQPLKYIGIVNVNNSWYSNNASDKKTYKTPGTTIKPEECVPESRYSKPKRTVPLCESYPNASCPPSCYEICGKTDDSQKCNDKPPPPYWKILASLIIAGVTIYVISSTNWFTSKVSDSQTDVSKRKKDEKRHRKSLEKIKSPSTSSSIPKNVPYLLIGGGTTAFSAFRSIKSRDPKAKVLVITEESDFPYMRPPLSKELWYNTDRKISEQLLFKQWNGTQRSLFYEPQEFYSNVSNLIESDKGGVAVATGWKVTKIDVQNKTVVLDDGYEIKYDKCLIATGASPKNLPVFESITDDLKDKIITFRTKEDFLDLEDSVHNPKFKNIVIIGGGFLGSELACSLARNLPEDKKVYQIYKEKFIMDQILPQYLSEWATKKAMSEGVTCIPSSEVEDYSYKNGQLSLILSTNRIVDADQVVVAVGVEPNTDFAVASHLEIDPDIGGFLVNAELEARSNLWVAGDAACFYDIRLGRRRVEHHDHAVISGRLAGENMTGAGKPYLHQSMFWSDLGSEVGYEAIGIVDSSLPTVGVFAKTSKPITSPTSISNSNETVLSSQEKKLSSTQTQSSIKPELESKMIKNSNEQVIPQETNESYDDDSKSASEEPKKCDDFEKGVIFYLRDDIVVGIVLWNIFSRMPIARQVLARGTKYDDLNEVAKLFTIHDD, encoded by the exons ATGTTAAGCTGTGGTAGAGTTATCGGACGATTGCCAAAACTTACAAGGCATTCGCATGTTAATAATTTCTATCAACCTCTAAAATACATCG GAATTGTCAATGTTAATAATTCATGGTATAGTAATAATGCAAGTGACAAGAAAACATACAAGACCCCTGGCACCACCATAAAACCTGAAGAATGTGTACCTGAAAGTAGGTATTCTAAACCAAAGAGAACTGTCCCTTTATGTGAATCCTATCCTAATGCATCTTGTCCACCATCTTGTTATGAAATTTGTGGAAAAACAGATGATTCGCAGAAGTGTAATGATAAGCCACCACCACCATACTGGAAAATATTGGCCTCTTTAATTATAGCAGGAGTTACAATATATGTG ATATCTTCCACAAATTGGTTTACATCAAAGGTATCAGATTCTCAGACGGATGTAAGTAAGA GAAAAAAGGATGAAAAAAGACATAGAAAATCAttggaaaaaattaaatctCCTTCTACTTCTAGTTCAATTCCTAAAAATGTACCTTACCTTCTTATAGGAGGTGGAACTACTGCATTTTCTGCATTTAGATCAATTAAATCTAGAGATCCTAAAGCTAag GTTTTAGTAATAACAGAAGAATCAGACTTTCCATACATGAGACCACCATTATCTAAAGAACTTTGGTATAATACAGATAGGAAAATAAGTGAACAGTTACTTTTTAAGCAATGGAATGGAACACAAAGAAG tttATTTTATGAGCCacaagaattttattcaaatgttaGTAATTTAATTGAGTCTGATAAGGGTGGTGTGGCTGTAGCTACAGGTTGGAAAGTTACAAAAATTGATGTTCAAAATAAAACTGTGGTGCTTGATGATGGTTATGAAATAAAGTATGATAAATGTCTTATTGCAACTG GTGCTTCACCTAAAAATCTTCCAGTTTTTGAATCAATCACAGATGACCTTAAAGATAAAATTATAACGTTTAGAACAAAAGAAGATTTTCTTGACTTAGAAGATAGTGTGCATAAtcctaaatttaaaaatatagtaaTAATTGGTGGAGGATTTCTTGGGTCAGAACTTGCTTGCTCGCTTGCCCGTAATT tACCTGAAGATAAGAAAGTGTATcaaatatataaagaaaagtTTATAATGGATCAAATATTGCCACAATATTTAAGTGAATGGGCAACAAAGAAAGCAATGTCAGAAGGTGTTACGTGTATCCCCAGTTCTGAAGTTGAGGATTATTCTTATAAGAATGGACAATTATCTCTTATACTTTCAACAAATCGCATT GTTGATGCTGATCAAGTGGTTGTAGCAGTAGGTGTTGAACCAAATACTGATTTTGCAGTAGCTTCACATTTAGAAATAGATCCTGACATAGGTGGCTTTCTTGTAAATGCAGAATTAGAAGCAAGGAGTAATCTTTGGGTTGCTGGAGATGCAGCTTGTTTTTATGATATTCGACTTGGTAGAAGAAGAGTGGAACATCATGATCATGCTGTAATTTCAGGAAGATTAGCAGGAGAAAATATGACTGGTGCAG GAAAACCGTATCTGCATCAGTCGATGTTTTGGTCCGACTTAGGATCAGAGGTTGGATATGAAGCAATTGGTATTGTGGATTCATCATTGCCAACTGTAGGAGTCTTTGCTAAAACATCAAAACCTATTACTTCACCAACATCCATCTCTAATTCAAATGAAACAGTTTTGTCTTCACAGGAAAAG AAATTGAGTTCAACACAAACACAAAGTTCAATAAAACCAGAATTAGAAtcaaaaatgatcaaaaatagTAATGAACAAGTTATTCCACAAGAAACTAATGAATCATATGATGATGATTCAAAATCAGCATCAGAGGAACCTAAAAAATGTGACGATTTTGAAAAGGGAGTCATTTTTTACTTACGAGATGATATTGTGGTTGGCATAGTTCTTTGGAATATCTTCAGTCGGATGCCAATTGCTAGACAG GTTCTTGCTCGGGGCACAAAATATGATGATTTAAATGAAGTAGCAAAACTATTTACCATTCACGATGATTAA